One Hyphomicrobium sp. CS1GBMeth3 DNA segment encodes these proteins:
- the rplR gene encoding 50S ribosomal protein L18 produces the protein MANKENQFERRRARVRRTLKARAAGRPRLSIHRSSKHIYAQIIDDTDGKTLVAASSLEKDLRGSLKTGADKAAAAAIGKLVAERAVKAGVTTVVFDRGGYLYHGRVKALADAAREGGLSF, from the coding sequence ATGGCCAACAAAGAGAACCAGTTCGAAAGGCGCCGTGCTCGCGTGCGCCGGACGCTGAAGGCCCGCGCCGCCGGCCGTCCGCGTCTGTCCATTCACCGCTCGTCGAAGCACATCTACGCGCAGATCATCGACGATACCGACGGCAAGACGCTGGTCGCAGCGTCGAGCCTCGAGAAGGATCTGCGCGGTTCGCTGAAGACCGGCGCCGACAAGGCGGCCGCGGCTGCCATCGGCAAGCTTGTTGCCGAGCGCGCGGTCAAGGCCGGCGTTACGACGGTTGTGTTCGATCGCGGCGGCTATCTCTATCACGGGCGGGTCAAGGCGCTCGCCGATGCCGCACGCGAGGGCGGCCTCAGCTTCTGA
- the rplN gene encoding 50S ribosomal protein L14 has translation MIQMETNLDVADNSGARRVQCIKVLGGSKRKYATIGDTIVVSVKEAIPKGRVKKGQVMKAVIVRVAKGVRRPDGSLIRFDRNAAVLINNQGEPVGTRIFGPVTRELRAKNHMKIVSLAPEVL, from the coding sequence ATGATCCAGATGGAGACGAATCTCGACGTCGCTGACAATTCGGGCGCGCGGCGCGTTCAGTGCATCAAGGTGCTGGGCGGCTCGAAGCGCAAGTACGCCACCATCGGCGATACCATTGTGGTGTCGGTGAAGGAGGCGATTCCGAAGGGCCGCGTGAAGAAGGGCCAGGTCATGAAGGCCGTGATCGTGCGCGTCGCCAAGGGCGTGCGCCGTCCCGACGGCTCGCTGATCCGCTTCGACCGCAACGCCGCCGTCCTGATCAACAACCAGGGCGAGCCGGTCGGCACGCGTATCTTCGGACCGGTCACGCGCGAGCTGCGTGCGAAGAACCACATGAAGATCGTCTCGCTTGCGCCGGAGGTGCTGTAA
- the rplO gene encoding 50S ribosomal protein L15 gives MRLNDIKDNPGARKGRLRIGRGIGSGVGKTGGRGGKGQTARTGVAIGGFEGGQMPLHRRLPKRGFNKWNRKDWNEINVGALQKAVDEGKLKAGQSVDVTALVDAGILRRPKDGLRLLGSGEITAKLSLTVNHATATAKAAVEKAGGSVSVIEKKILEADEAKRKKSAAKKGGTTKKQAAAEE, from the coding sequence ATGCGGCTCAACGACATCAAGGACAATCCCGGCGCCCGCAAGGGCCGCCTGCGCATCGGCCGCGGCATCGGCTCCGGCGTCGGCAAGACGGGCGGCCGCGGCGGCAAAGGCCAGACGGCGCGTACCGGCGTTGCCATCGGCGGCTTCGAAGGCGGCCAGATGCCGTTGCATCGGCGTCTGCCGAAACGCGGCTTCAACAAGTGGAACCGCAAGGACTGGAACGAGATCAACGTCGGCGCGCTGCAGAAGGCCGTTGACGAGGGCAAGCTGAAGGCCGGTCAGTCTGTCGACGTGACGGCACTCGTCGACGCCGGCATTCTGCGCCGTCCGAAGGATGGTCTGCGCCTCCTTGGCTCGGGAGAGATCACGGCCAAGCTGTCGCTGACCGTGAACCACGCCACTGCGACGGCCAAGGCCGCGGTCGAGAAGGCCGGCGGCTCCGTCAGCGTCATCGAGAAGAAGATTCTCGAGGCCGACGAGGCGAAGCGCAAGAAGTCCGCGGCCAAGAAAGGCGGCACGACGAAGAAGCAGGCTGCAGCGGAGGAATGA
- the rpsQ gene encoding 30S ribosomal protein S17 has product MPKRVLQGVVVSNKNDKTIVVEVERRYTHPLLKKTVRRTKKYHAHDESNTFKEGDRVEIQESAPISKLKRWVAVEKA; this is encoded by the coding sequence ATGCCGAAGCGCGTCCTGCAGGGTGTGGTTGTTTCGAACAAGAACGACAAGACCATCGTCGTCGAGGTGGAGCGCCGTTACACGCATCCGCTTCTGAAGAAGACGGTCCGTCGTACGAAGAAGTACCACGCTCACGACGAGTCCAACACCTTCAAGGAAGGCGATCGCGTCGAGATCCAGGAGTCCGCTCCAATCTCGAAGCTGAAACGCTGGGTGGCGGTCGAGAAGGCTTGA
- the rpsS gene encoding 30S ribosomal protein S19, with the protein MTRAVWKGPFIDGYLLKKAEKVRSSGRNEVIRTWSRRSTILPQFVGLTFGVYNGQKHVPVNVTEDMIGHKFGEFSPTRSFHGHGGDKKAAVRK; encoded by the coding sequence GTGACACGCGCAGTTTGGAAAGGCCCGTTTATCGACGGCTACCTTCTCAAGAAGGCCGAGAAGGTGCGTTCGTCGGGCCGCAATGAGGTCATCAGGACCTGGAGCCGTCGCTCGACGATTTTGCCCCAGTTCGTAGGGCTGACGTTCGGCGTCTACAACGGTCAGAAGCACGTACCGGTGAACGTCACCGAGGACATGATCGGGCACAAGTTCGGCGAGTTCTCGCCGACGCGTTCGTTCCATGGTCACGGCGGCGACAAGAAAGCAGCGGTGAGGAAGTAA
- the rplE gene encoding 50S ribosomal protein L5 yields the protein MAEKDKSQKAKAGGPPAGKPGKEVKAAKAAKASKADAAPREWKPRPADYKPRLKTHYEKVVRGALKDKFAYANPMQIPKIEKIVINMGVGEATADRKKVDSAAADLALIAGQKPLMTKSTKSIATFKVREGMTLGAKVTLRGDRMYEFLDRFVTIALPRVKDFRGLNPKSFDGRGNFACGLKEHIVFPEINYDKVDQVWGLDVIVVTSAQTDDEARELLRGFNFPFRS from the coding sequence ATGGCCGAGAAGGATAAATCTCAGAAGGCGAAGGCCGGCGGTCCGCCGGCCGGCAAGCCGGGCAAGGAAGTCAAGGCCGCCAAGGCCGCCAAGGCGTCGAAGGCTGATGCTGCTCCGCGTGAGTGGAAGCCGCGTCCGGCTGACTACAAGCCGCGCCTCAAGACGCATTACGAGAAGGTCGTCCGCGGCGCGCTGAAGGACAAGTTTGCCTACGCGAACCCGATGCAGATCCCGAAGATCGAGAAGATCGTAATCAACATGGGCGTGGGCGAAGCAACGGCCGATCGCAAGAAGGTCGACAGCGCCGCTGCCGATCTGGCGCTCATCGCTGGCCAGAAGCCGTTGATGACCAAGTCGACCAAGTCCATCGCTACCTTCAAGGTTCGCGAGGGCATGACGCTTGGCGCCAAGGTGACGCTGCGCGGCGACCGCATGTACGAGTTCCTGGATCGCTTCGTCACGATCGCGCTGCCGCGCGTGAAGGACTTCCGCGGCCTGAACCCGAAGAGCTTCGACGGCCGCGGCAACTTCGCCTGCGGTCTCAAGGAGCACATCGTGTTTCCGGAGATCAACTACGACAAAGTCGATCAGGTTTGGGGGCTCGACGTGATCGTCGTCACCTCGGCCCAGACCGACGACGAAGCCCGCGAGCTGCTTCGCGGCTTCAACTTCCCTTTCCGCAGCTAG
- the rpmD gene encoding 50S ribosomal protein L30 codes for MAAKKTITVEQYRSAIRRPEIQTKTLIGLGLNKLHRRRVVEDTPAVRGMINSIPHLVRVVDEKGKA; via the coding sequence ATGGCAGCCAAGAAGACGATTACGGTCGAGCAGTACCGTAGCGCGATCCGCCGGCCCGAGATCCAGACCAAGACCTTGATCGGTCTCGGCCTGAACAAGCTGCATCGCCGTCGCGTCGTCGAGGACACGCCGGCCGTGCGCGGCATGATAAACAGCATTCCTCATCTCGTTCGCGTCGTCGACGAGAAGGGCAAAGCCTGA
- the rpsH gene encoding 30S ribosomal protein S8, with protein MAVNDPIGDMLTRIRNAQLRRRPKVVTPASNMRARVLDVLAEEGYIRGYTRVEQKGSHPEFEIELKYFNGQPAIKEISRVSTPGRRVYSPVRDLKSVANGLGVAILSTPKGVMSDARAKEENVGGEIICNVF; from the coding sequence ATGGCAGTGAATGATCCCATCGGCGATATGCTGACACGCATCCGCAATGCGCAGCTCCGTCGCCGCCCCAAGGTTGTGACGCCCGCATCGAACATGCGCGCCCGCGTCCTCGACGTGCTCGCCGAGGAAGGCTACATCCGTGGCTACACGCGGGTTGAGCAGAAGGGTAGCCATCCCGAGTTCGAGATCGAGCTCAAGTATTTCAACGGTCAGCCGGCGATCAAGGAGATCAGCCGTGTGTCGACCCCCGGCCGGCGCGTCTACTCGCCCGTCCGCGATCTGAAGAGCGTCGCCAACGGTCTCGGCGTCGCCATCCTCTCCACGCCCAAGGGCGTGATGTCGGATGCGCGCGCCAAGGAAGAGAACGTCGGCGGCGAGATCATCTGCAACGTATTCTAA
- the rplB gene encoding 50S ribosomal protein L2, protein MALKTYRPTSPGLRHLVQVDRSNLWKGAPVKMLTEGKRKTGGRNNDGRITTRHIGGGHKQSYRLIDFRRRKHDVVATVERLEYDPNRTAFIALIKYEDGKLSYILAPQRLAVGDQVVSGAKVDVKPGNAMPLSAMPIGTIVHNVELKPGAGGQIARSAGAFVQLVGRDAGWAILKLNSGETRKVRAECLASVGAVSNPDHTNEVTGKAGRTRWKGNRPTVRSIAMNPIDHPNGGRTKGGKHWATPWGKPTKGFKTRKNKQTDKYIVRSRAKSK, encoded by the coding sequence ATGGCATTGAAGACATACCGTCCGACGTCCCCGGGTCTCCGCCACCTGGTTCAGGTCGACCGCTCGAACCTCTGGAAGGGCGCGCCGGTCAAGATGCTGACCGAGGGCAAGCGCAAGACCGGCGGCCGCAACAACGACGGACGCATCACCACGCGTCATATCGGCGGTGGCCACAAGCAGTCGTATCGCCTGATCGACTTCCGTCGTCGCAAGCACGACGTGGTCGCCACGGTCGAGCGTCTTGAGTACGACCCGAACCGCACGGCTTTCATCGCCCTCATCAAGTACGAGGACGGCAAGCTCTCCTACATTCTGGCGCCGCAGCGCCTGGCCGTTGGTGACCAGGTCGTCTCGGGTGCGAAGGTCGACGTGAAGCCCGGCAACGCCATGCCGCTGTCGGCCATGCCGATCGGCACCATCGTGCACAACGTCGAGCTGAAGCCGGGCGCGGGCGGCCAGATCGCGCGTTCGGCTGGTGCCTTCGTGCAGCTCGTCGGCCGCGACGCCGGCTGGGCGATCCTGAAGCTGAACTCCGGCGAGACCCGCAAGGTGCGCGCCGAGTGCTTGGCATCCGTTGGCGCCGTGTCGAACCCGGACCACACCAACGAGGTGACCGGCAAGGCTGGCCGCACGCGCTGGAAGGGCAACCGTCCGACGGTGCGCTCGATCGCCATGAACCCGATCGACCACCCGAACGGCGGCCGTACCAAGGGCGGTAAGCACTGGGCGACGCCGTGGGGCAAGCCGACCAAGGGCTTCAAGACCCGCAAGAATAAGCAGACCGATAAGTACATCGTCAGAAGCCGCGCGAAGAGCAAGTAA
- the rplX gene encoding 50S ribosomal protein L24 — MASLKIKKGDSVVVLTGRDKGKRGEVIEVRPKENRAVVRGVNVVRRHQRQTASQEGGIISKEAAIQISNLAVEDPKDGKPTRIGFRILDDGKKVRFAKRSGEIIPEKK, encoded by the coding sequence ATGGCGTCGCTTAAGATCAAGAAGGGCGACAGCGTCGTCGTTCTCACCGGCCGCGACAAGGGCAAGCGCGGCGAGGTGATCGAGGTGCGTCCGAAGGAGAACCGTGCGGTTGTCCGCGGCGTCAACGTCGTGCGGCGCCATCAGCGCCAGACCGCATCGCAGGAAGGCGGCATCATCTCGAAAGAGGCCGCGATCCAGATTTCGAACCTCGCTGTCGAGGATCCGAAGGACGGCAAGCCGACCCGCATCGGCTTCCGCATCCTGGACGACGGCAAGAAGGTCCGCTTCGCCAAGCGCTCGGGCGAGATCATTCCGGAGAAGAAGTAA
- the rpsE gene encoding 30S ribosomal protein S5, with the protein MARPASRDRGREREREERDSEFSDKLVHINRVAKVVKGGKRFGFAALVVVGDLKGRVGFGHGKAREVPEAIRKATEQARRNLLRVPLRDARTLHHDSEGRHGSGKVVLRSAPAGTGIIAGGAMRAVFEMLGVHDVVAKSLGSTNPYNVIRATFDALKEQENPRSVAARRNKKVSEIVARRRDGSAAEIAAEA; encoded by the coding sequence GTGGCACGTCCAGCATCGAGAGACCGGGGCCGGGAGCGCGAGCGCGAGGAGCGCGACAGCGAGTTTTCGGACAAGCTGGTCCACATCAACCGCGTGGCCAAGGTCGTGAAGGGCGGCAAGCGCTTCGGCTTCGCCGCGCTCGTCGTCGTCGGTGACCTTAAAGGCCGCGTCGGCTTCGGCCACGGCAAGGCGCGCGAGGTGCCGGAGGCGATCCGCAAGGCAACCGAGCAGGCGCGTCGTAACCTGCTCCGCGTGCCGCTGCGCGACGCCCGCACGCTGCACCACGACAGCGAGGGCCGTCACGGCTCGGGCAAGGTCGTGCTGCGCTCGGCCCCTGCCGGTACCGGCATCATCGCCGGCGGCGCCATGCGCGCCGTGTTCGAGATGCTCGGCGTCCATGACGTGGTTGCGAAGTCGCTCGGCTCGACCAACCCCTACAACGTCATTCGCGCCACGTTCGACGCGCTGAAGGAGCAGGAGAACCCCCGCTCGGTCGCCGCGCGCCGCAACAAGAAGGTGTCTGAGATCGTCGCCCGCCGGCGCGACGGCTCCGCCGCCGAGATCGCCGCTGAAGCCTGA
- the rplF gene encoding 50S ribosomal protein L6: MSRIGKKPVPVPAAVTATVDGQTVKMKGAKGELSFTLPEEIKVEKDADGITLTMIEDTKKARSMWGMSRTMVQNLITGVTEGYSHTLEIHGVGFKAALKGKDKLTLSVGFSHDVEHEIPAGVEVKVGGAKQDQVTVSGIDKQLVGQVAAEIRASRKPEPYQGKGVRYKGEYIFRKEGKKK, encoded by the coding sequence ATGTCACGCATCGGAAAAAAGCCGGTTCCCGTTCCCGCCGCCGTCACGGCGACGGTTGACGGCCAGACGGTTAAAATGAAGGGCGCCAAGGGCGAGCTGTCCTTTACGCTGCCCGAGGAGATCAAAGTCGAGAAGGATGCCGACGGCATCACGCTCACGATGATCGAGGACACCAAGAAGGCGCGCTCCATGTGGGGCATGTCGCGCACCATGGTACAGAACCTGATCACGGGCGTCACCGAGGGCTACTCGCACACGCTCGAGATCCACGGCGTCGGCTTCAAGGCGGCGCTCAAGGGCAAGGACAAGCTCACGCTGTCGGTCGGCTTCAGCCACGACGTCGAGCACGAGATTCCGGCGGGCGTCGAGGTCAAGGTGGGCGGCGCCAAGCAGGATCAGGTGACGGTCTCCGGCATCGACAAGCAACTCGTCGGCCAGGTGGCTGCCGAGATCCGCGCCTCCCGCAAGCCGGAGCCCTATCAGGGCAAGGGCGTGCGCTACAAGGGCGAGTATATCTTCCGCAAGGAAGGCAAGAAGAAGTAG
- the secY gene encoding preprotein translocase subunit SecY → MVSAAEQLAANLNLGAFSKAQDLKNRIWFTLGALVIYRLGTFIPIPGVDAAAFAEAFRAQSSGILGMFNVFAGGAVERMAIFALNIMPYISASIIMQLMSSMSPKLEALKKEGESGRKQINQYTRYLTLVLAAFQAYGIAIGLEGSRSQMGPAVADPGWFFRATTVITLVGGTMFLMWLGEQITQRGVGNGISLIIFAGIVAGLPSAIVGLFEMARTGALSTFLLLALLVLMLAVVAAIVFIERAQRRLLIQYPKRQVGNRMFQGDASHLPLKLNSAGVIPPIFASSLLLLPITAAQFSSAQGGGPEWLQTLVASLGAGQPLHIAIYVFLIVFFAFFYTAVVFNPKDTADNLRKHGGFLPGIRPGEKTAEYIDYVLTRITVVGAIYLAAVCVMPEMLTAYAGVPFYFGGTSLLIAVSVTMDTVAQIQSHLLAHQYEGLIKKAKLRGATTRGGRR, encoded by the coding sequence ATGGTTTCCGCTGCCGAGCAGCTTGCCGCAAACCTCAACCTTGGAGCCTTCTCCAAGGCGCAGGATCTGAAGAACCGTATCTGGTTCACGCTGGGCGCGCTGGTCATCTATCGCCTCGGCACCTTCATTCCGATTCCCGGCGTCGATGCGGCGGCCTTTGCTGAGGCCTTCCGCGCGCAGTCGTCGGGCATCCTCGGCATGTTCAACGTCTTCGCCGGCGGCGCCGTCGAGCGTATGGCGATCTTCGCCTTGAACATCATGCCCTACATCTCGGCATCGATCATCATGCAGCTCATGTCGTCGATGTCACCGAAGCTCGAGGCGCTGAAGAAGGAAGGCGAATCGGGCCGAAAGCAGATCAACCAGTACACGCGCTACCTGACGCTCGTGCTCGCCGCATTCCAGGCCTACGGCATCGCCATCGGCCTTGAAGGATCGCGTTCGCAGATGGGACCCGCCGTCGCCGATCCCGGCTGGTTCTTCCGCGCCACCACCGTCATCACGCTCGTTGGCGGCACCATGTTCCTGATGTGGCTCGGCGAGCAGATCACGCAGCGCGGCGTCGGCAACGGCATCTCGCTGATCATCTTCGCCGGTATCGTCGCAGGCCTCCCGTCCGCCATCGTCGGCCTGTTCGAGATGGCCCGCACCGGCGCCCTCTCGACGTTCCTGCTGCTCGCCTTGCTCGTTCTGATGCTGGCCGTCGTCGCCGCCATCGTCTTCATCGAGCGCGCGCAGCGGCGATTGTTGATCCAGTATCCGAAACGACAAGTCGGCAATCGCATGTTCCAGGGCGATGCCTCGCATCTGCCGCTGAAGCTGAACTCCGCGGGCGTCATTCCGCCGATCTTTGCCTCGTCCTTGCTGCTGCTGCCGATCACAGCGGCGCAATTCTCGTCTGCGCAGGGCGGCGGCCCCGAGTGGCTGCAGACGCTGGTTGCCTCGCTGGGCGCCGGCCAGCCGCTGCACATCGCGATCTATGTCTTTCTGATCGTCTTCTTTGCGTTCTTCTATACGGCCGTCGTCTTCAACCCGAAGGACACCGCCGACAATCTGAGGAAGCACGGTGGCTTCCTGCCCGGCATCCGCCCCGGTGAGAAGACAGCCGAGTATATCGATTATGTTCTGACCCGCATCACCGTCGTCGGTGCCATCTACCTCGCCGCCGTCTGCGTCATGCCGGAAATGCTGACTGCCTACGCAGGCGTGCCCTTCTATTTCGGCGGCACCTCGCTCCTGATCGCGGTCAGCGTCACGATGGACACCGTGGCCCAGATCCAGAGCCATCTCCTTGCGCACCAGTACGAAGGCCTGATCAAGAAGGCGAAGCTTCGCGGCGCCACGACGCGCGGGGGACGTAGATGA
- the rpsN gene encoding 30S ribosomal protein S14, whose product MAKTSSVEKNNRRRKLSAQHAAKRKRLKAIADDLNRPAEERFAARLKLAEMPRNGSAVRIRNRCEITGRARGYYRKLKMCRNQLRELASQGLIPGMVKSSW is encoded by the coding sequence ATGGCTAAGACGAGCTCAGTCGAAAAGAACAACCGTCGCCGGAAGCTTTCCGCGCAGCACGCTGCGAAGCGTAAGCGCCTGAAGGCGATCGCGGACGACCTCAATCGCCCCGCCGAGGAGCGCTTCGCGGCGCGCCTCAAGCTGGCCGAGATGCCGCGCAACGGCTCCGCCGTGCGCATTCGCAACCGCTGCGAGATCACGGGCCGCGCGCGCGGCTACTATCGCAAGCTTAAGATGTGCCGCAACCAGCTCCGTGAGCTGGCCTCCCAGGGTCTGATCCCCGGCATGGTCAAGTCGAGCTGGTAA
- the rplP gene encoding 50S ribosomal protein L16 has protein sequence MLQPKKTKFRKQFKGRIHGAAKGGTTLNFGSHGLKAVEPERVTARQIEAARRAITRHMKRAGRVWIRIFPDVPVTKKPAEVRMGSGKGGIELWVSRVKPGRIMFELDGVPDQIAREALTLGAAKLGIKTRIVTRIG, from the coding sequence ATGCTGCAACCGAAGAAAACCAAGTTCCGCAAGCAGTTCAAGGGCCGCATCCACGGCGCTGCGAAGGGCGGCACGACGCTGAACTTCGGCTCGCACGGACTCAAGGCCGTGGAGCCTGAGCGCGTCACCGCACGTCAGATCGAGGCCGCGCGCCGCGCCATCACGCGCCACATGAAGCGCGCCGGCCGCGTCTGGATCCGCATTTTCCCGGACGTGCCGGTGACCAAGAAGCCGGCCGAGGTCCGCATGGGCTCCGGCAAGGGCGGTATCGAGCTGTGGGTTTCGCGCGTGAAGCCGGGCCGCATCATGTTCGAGCTGGACGGCGTGCCGGACCAGATCGCGCGTGAGGCGCTGACGCTGGGCGCCGCCAAGCTCGGGATCAAAACGCGTATTGTGACGCGCATCGGCTAA
- the rpmC gene encoding 50S ribosomal protein L29, with protein MKAGDLRSMTLDQLDDQLAKLKKEQFNLRFQKASGQLENTSRVRQVRRDIARVLTLATQKRGGSASKSKSGA; from the coding sequence ATGAAGGCGGGTGATTTGAGGAGCATGACGCTCGATCAGCTCGACGATCAGTTGGCGAAGCTGAAGAAGGAGCAGTTCAACCTGCGCTTTCAGAAGGCGTCCGGCCAGCTCGAGAACACGTCGCGTGTGCGCCAGGTTCGCCGCGACATCGCGCGCGTGCTGACGCTCGCGACGCAGAAGCGGGGCGGATCGGCCTCGAAGTCGAAGTCTGGCGCGTAA
- a CDS encoding 50S ribosomal protein L23: MSSNLKHYDVILSPVITEKATAVSEANQVIFKVASGANKSDIKAAVESLFKVKVKAVNTLVRKGKRKVFRGIRAQQSDVKKAIVTLEEGHSIDVTTGL, encoded by the coding sequence ATGAGCAGCAACCTCAAGCATTACGACGTCATCCTGTCTCCGGTGATCACCGAGAAGGCGACGGCGGTTTCCGAGGCGAACCAGGTGATCTTCAAGGTCGCTTCGGGCGCCAACAAGTCCGATATCAAGGCCGCCGTCGAGAGCCTCTTCAAGGTCAAGGTGAAGGCCGTCAACACGCTCGTGCGCAAGGGCAAGCGGAAGGTTTTCCGCGGCATTCGCGCTCAGCAGAGCGACGTTAAGAAGGCCATCGTGACGCTCGAGGAAGGCCACTCGATCGACGTCACGACGGGTCTTTAA
- a CDS encoding adenylate kinase translates to MKLILLGPPGAGKGTQAEALAKRRGLIQLSTGDMLRAAVKAGTEIGRKAESIMKSGGLVPDEVVIGIIAERIGQPDCANGFILDGFPRTLKQAAALDELLDSKGTILDLVIELKVDDNALLSRIEKRASDTIAAGGTPRADDNAEALKTRLLAYYRETSPLIGYYFAQGKLRTIDGMVPVEEVAREIDALLDA, encoded by the coding sequence ATGAAACTGATCCTTCTGGGGCCTCCGGGCGCCGGTAAAGGCACACAGGCAGAGGCACTGGCCAAGCGCCGCGGTCTGATCCAGCTCTCCACCGGAGATATGCTGCGCGCCGCCGTCAAGGCCGGCACCGAGATCGGCCGCAAGGCCGAGTCGATCATGAAGAGCGGCGGCCTGGTGCCGGACGAGGTCGTGATCGGTATCATCGCAGAGCGCATCGGCCAGCCCGACTGCGCAAACGGGTTCATCCTGGACGGCTTCCCGCGCACGCTGAAGCAGGCGGCCGCCCTCGACGAGCTGTTGGACTCCAAGGGCACGATCCTCGACTTGGTGATCGAGCTCAAGGTGGACGACAACGCATTGCTGTCCCGCATCGAGAAGCGGGCGAGCGACACCATCGCAGCGGGTGGCACGCCGCGCGCCGACGATAACGCCGAAGCTCTGAAGACGCGCCTCCTGGCCTACTACCGGGAGACGTCTCCGCTCATCGGTTACTATTTTGCCCAGGGCAAGCTCCGCACCATCGACGGCATGGTGCCGGTCGAGGAGGTTGCCCGCGAGATCGACGCCCTGCTTGACGCCTAG
- the rpsC gene encoding 30S ribosomal protein S3 — protein MGHKVNPVGLRVGINRTWDSRWFARRGEYGKLLHEDRAIRAHIMKQQRTAGISKVVIERPHKKCRVTVHTARPGVLIGKKGADIEKLRNELSRFTSSEVHLNLLEVRKPDIDATLVAENIAQQLERRVAFRRAMKRAVQTALRAGAVGIRINVAGRLGGAEIARTEWYREGRVPLHTLRADIDFGYGVAQTAYGVIGIKVWIFKGELMEHDPMASERRATEGAGDGTGGRPRREDGERRERRGPRGDRGGPRGGGEAAQGQETA, from the coding sequence ATGGGTCACAAAGTCAATCCCGTCGGCCTGCGCGTCGGCATCAACCGCACCTGGGACAGCCGCTGGTTCGCCCGTCGCGGTGAGTACGGCAAGCTCCTTCATGAAGACCGCGCCATCCGCGCCCACATAATGAAGCAGCAGCGCACCGCCGGCATCTCGAAGGTCGTGATCGAGCGCCCGCACAAGAAGTGCCGCGTGACGGTTCACACGGCCCGTCCTGGTGTGCTGATCGGCAAGAAGGGCGCCGACATCGAGAAGCTGCGCAACGAGCTGTCGCGCTTCACGTCCTCCGAGGTTCACCTGAACCTGCTCGAGGTGCGTAAGCCCGACATCGACGCCACGCTGGTTGCTGAGAACATCGCCCAGCAGCTCGAGCGCCGCGTTGCGTTCCGCCGCGCCATGAAGCGCGCCGTGCAGACCGCGCTGCGTGCTGGCGCCGTCGGCATCCGTATCAACGTCGCGGGCCGCCTCGGCGGCGCCGAGATCGCGCGTACGGAGTGGTATCGCGAGGGTCGCGTGCCGCTGCACACGCTGCGCGCTGACATCGATTTCGGCTACGGCGTCGCCCAGACCGCCTACGGCGTCATCGGCATCAAGGTTTGGATCTTCAAGGGCGAGCTCATGGAGCACGACCCGATGGCATCCGAGCGCCGCGCCACCGAGGGTGCCGGCGACGGCACGGGCGGCCGCCCCCGTCGTGAGGACGGCGAGCGCCGCGAGCGTCGCGGTCCCCGCGGCGACCGTGGAGGCCCCCGTGGCGGCGGCGAGGCTGCGCAAGGACAGGAGACGGCCTGA
- the rplV gene encoding 50S ribosomal protein L22 has protein sequence MGKPSRERSLSEKEARAVAKNLRVSPQKLNLVAGLIRGKKVDKALADLEFSRKRIAQDVRKCVMSAVANAENNHDLDVNALVVSEAYVGKNLVMKRFAARGRGRGFQIKKPFSQITVVVRETEEEAETPKAKAKGKDAGKKAAPKKAAKKPAAKAEAAVAQKEAE, from the coding sequence ATGGGCAAGCCGAGCCGGGAAAGGAGCCTCTCTGAAAAGGAGGCCCGCGCAGTCGCGAAGAACCTTCGCGTCTCGCCGCAGAAGCTGAACCTCGTCGCGGGTCTGATCCGCGGCAAGAAGGTCGACAAGGCGCTCGCTGACCTCGAGTTCTCGAGGAAGCGCATTGCCCAGGACGTTCGCAAGTGCGTGATGAGCGCCGTTGCCAACGCCGAGAACAACCATGATCTCGACGTCAACGCGCTTGTCGTGTCGGAAGCCTACGTCGGCAAGAACCTCGTCATGAAGCGCTTCGCGGCCCGCGGCCGCGGCCGCGGCTTCCAGATCAAGAAGCCGTTCTCGCAGATCACCGTCGTGGTTCGCGAGACCGAGGAAGAGGCCGAGACGCCCAAGGCAAAGGCTAAGGGCAAGGACGCTGGCAAGAAGGCCGCGCCGAAGAAGGCCGCCAAGAAGCCGGCCGCTAAGGCTGAGGCTGCTGTGGCTCAGAAGGAGGCCGAGTAA